In Astyanax mexicanus isolate ESR-SI-001 chromosome 5, AstMex3_surface, whole genome shotgun sequence, a single window of DNA contains:
- the gli1 gene encoding zinc finger protein GLI1, whose translation MPVDMQPHQGLFHYNTTVNQPSKGLAPSVRSVYSEVSSVCVPPPCGQPAQSRAMYNPSLTPGACMDPYMRAPQAPPPHGMLGHRGMPQPEGGSGTPYCSQSNMMTAHHGFTHSQPGSEHMVSGDGSRFSTPRSILKLSKKRALSISPLSDASVDLQTVIRTSPNSLVAFVNSRCGQNAASSYGHLSVGAMSPSMGYSPSMNYQSRPQGSMYGTPLGHHPASVGPPTRLPPHNPRLHAPPKHGHLKTEPVLGSVMDGINVKSLEEHSEGDVASPSSTGTQDPLIGLLEGRDDLDKEEKPEPEAIYETNCHWESCSKEFDTQEQLVHHINNEHIHGEKKEFVCHWKDCSREQRPFKAQYMLVVHMRRHTGEKPHKCTFEGCNKAYSRLENLKTHLRSHTGEKPYVCEHEGCNKAFSNASDRAKHQNRTHSNEKPYVCKIPGCTKRYTDPSSLRKHVKTVHGPEAHITKKHRGDTGPRPPGSALTPGCQGSELLVEKEEKTREDCKLLAPENAMKSQPSPGGQSSCSSERSPLGSTNNNDSGVEMNLNAAGSLEDLTALEDGGGNSAMEPNGGVCSGGMGMSTQALKRLENLKIDKLKQIRRQTPPGRGAGNKLPALSASGEMIGMCGPSPLLSNRRVMELSTPELGGGGMGGGGMGGVGGMAMPCPPNDRRGSGTSSLSSAYTVSRRSSMVSPYLSSRRSSDVSQVGTGGHCQSVMGNNVGGDPLSPESNRRTGLCQGGASGLPGLPSLTPAQQYSLKAKYAAATGGPPPTPLPNMEQPGTPGRRCGFMSDYQGQPLPAFLHQGGPRRHSSNSEYGTGIIYPHQAPGNNTRRASDPVRSGGDPQSLPKVQRFNSLSNMAMMGRRNALQHCGSDANLSRHMYSPRPPSITENVMMEALAMESQGNPTEGREQGTTMQGGDRTYLGFQQSQHHPHAGNQLSPGHEGIGCIDPSYQSQIQGQYQGQRGDMGTGEVMGQNDIANSLLQQAEYSMSTCQLSPSGPHYPSLGQTNEGTGPWGQTSQLQNPHVGLHTGMQFPDTGMQTQQYTQGMYDPSVDHNHPRVTIKPEQYHPTMGGSNACQNAKPLQHRQPGAMELCPQAFPSQTQEQALMGKASNPSCDFHHGQMKVQTGHGQQNQAGAFPSGGSLSLGCAGSVLTEGRRSQTPMLQVKEMMVRNYVQSQQALLWEQQQEQQAADSSLSGKPDSIEMGGQPVVMQHSPQNQQPTQNLYHNTYQGYTNQNVMSPPAQSQMTSSVTVKEQMGGMQSSCYGHDMVPHPPQSRKPLSRQNSVSKQTSGAYLGSPPHLSPNHSTASPRRGVRLPPVQQQQQHTENFYYSGQIHMHHNVDKSLDPQDGSCLPQQHLAGMEASTKAASLAYPDSTPMSNTLENLDLENAQIDFASIIDDPDPSSYSPVNPGLGHHTSSSQASSRLTTPQNSITLPSGLSNMAIGDMTSMLTSLAGENKYLNTLS comes from the exons ATGCCAGTGGATATGCAGCCACACCAGGGGCTGTTTCACTACAACACCACTGTCAATCAACCAAGCAAAGG tctgGCGCCGTCGGTCCGTTCAGTGTACAGCGAGGTGTCGTCCGTGTGTGTGCCGCCCCCTTGTGGCCAGCCTGCACAGAGCAGAGCAATGTACAACCCATCCCTCACCCCTGGAGCCTGCATGGACCCCTACATGAGGGCCCCTCAAGCACCTCCACCCCATGGCATGCTGGGACACCGTGGCATGCCACAGCCTGAAG GAGGCAGTGGCACCCCCTACTGTAGCCAAAGTAATATGATGACAGCGCATCACGGCTTCACTCACAGCCAGCCAGGCTCAGAACACATGGTTTCAGGAGACG GATCTCGCTTCTCAACTCCCCGCTCCATACTGAAGTTGAGTAAGAAGCGAGCGCTGTCTATATCCCCTCTTTCTGATGCCAGTGTGGACCTGCAGACAGTCATACGCACCTCTCCCAACTCTCTGGTGGCATTCGTTAACTCGCGCTGTGGGCAAAATGCTGCCAGCTCATATGGACATCTGTCAGTGGGAGCCATGAG TCCATCAATGGGTTACTCTCCCTCCATGAACTACCAGTCCAGGCCTCAGGGGAGCATGTACGGAACTCCACTCGGCCACCATCCAGCTTCAGTTGGCCCTCCGACACGTCTGCCTCCCCACAACCCCCGGCTTCATGCACCCCCAAAACACGGACAT CTGAAGACTGAACCTGTGCTGGGGAGCGTGATGGACGGAATTAACGTGAAGAGTTTAGAAGAGCATTCAGAGGGAGATGTGGCCAGTCCGTCTTCCACTGGAACTCAG GATCCTCTTATTGGTCTTCTGGAGGGCCGAGATGATCTGGATAAAGAGGAGAAACCAGAGCCTGAGGCTATCTATGAGACCAACTGCCACTGGGAAAGCTGCAGCAAAGAGTTTGACACCCAAGAGCAGCTTGTTCAT CACATCAATAATGAGCATATCCATGGAGAGAAGAAGGAGTTTGTGTGCCACTGGAAGGACTGCTCTCGTGAGCAGAGGCCTTTTAAAGCTCAGTACATGCTGGTGGTGCACATGCGCAGACACACCGGGGAAAAACCTCACAAGTGCACT TTTGAGGGTTGCAACAAGGCGTACTCTCGCCTGGAGAACCTGAAAACACACCTGCGCTCTCACACAGGTGAGAAACCCTATGTGTGTGAGCACGAAGGCTGTAACAAGGCTTTCTCCAACGCCTCCGATCGTGCCAAGCACCAGAACCGAACACACTCCAATGAG AAACCCTATGTGTGCAAAATTCCTGGATGTACAAAGCGGTATACAGACCCAAGCTCTCTGCGTAAGCATGTGAAGACAGTGCACGGGCCTGAAGCGCACATCACTAAGAAACACCGTGGGGACACAGGACCTCGACCTCCTGGTTCTGCCCTAACTCCTGGATGTCAAGGTTCAGAGTTGCTGGTGGAAAAAGAGGAAAAGACCAGAGAAGATTGCAAGCTGCTCGCTCCGGAAAATGCAATG aagtcTCAGCCAAGTCCTGGGGGCCAGTCTTCCTGCAGTAGCGAGCGCTCACCACTGGGGAGCACCAACAACAACGACAGTGGCGTGGAGATGAACCTTAATGCAGCTGGGAGTCTAGAGGATCTGACAGCTCTGGAGGATGGAGGGGGCAACAGTGCAATGGAGCCCAATGGAGGAGTGTGTTCTGGGGGCATGGGCATGTCTACACAGGCCCTGAAGAGGCTGGAGAACCTGAAAATTGATAAACTGAAGCAGATCCGCAGGCAGACACCACCAGGCCGGGGGGCAGGAAACAAATTACCAGCACTTTCAG CATCAGGTGAGATGATTGGCATGTGTGGCCCCTCCCCCTTGCTTTCGAACCGTCGTGTGATGGAGCTTTCTACCCCTGAGCTGGGTGGAGGTGGAATGGGCGGAGGAGGAATGGGTGGAGTCGGCGGAATGGCTATGCCCTGCCCTCCCAACGACCGCCGTGGAAGTGGCACCAGCAGTCTTAGCTCCGCCTACACCGTGAGCCGCCGATCCTCCATGGTTTCCCCTTACCTGTCCAGCCGACGCTCCAGTGATGTATCTCAGGTCGGAACAGGTGGACATTGCCAATCTGTCATGGGAAATAATGTAGGAGGAGACCCATTATCCCCAGAGAGCAATCGCAGGACTGGGTTGTGCCAGGGCGGTGCCAGTGGATTGCCTGGTCTGCCTAGTCTCACTCCGGCACAGCAGTATAGTTTGAAGGCCAAATATGCAGCAGCCACCGGTGGCCCACCTCCAACACCTCTACCCAACATGGAGCAGCCTGGTACCCCTGGCAGACGTTGTGGTTTTATGAGTGACTACCAGGGCCAGCCGCTGCCTGCATTCCTACATCAAGGGGGTCCAAGGAGACACAGTTCCAACTCAGAGTACGGCACAGGCATAATCTATCCACACCAGGCACCTGGGAACAACACACGTCGTGCCAGTGATCCGGTGCGCTCTGGTGGGGACCCTCAAAGTCTCCCCAAGGTGCAGCGCTTCAACAGCTTGAGTAACATGGCAATGATGGGCCGCCGCAATGCCCTGCAACACTGTGGTTCTGATGCCAACCTCTCAAGGCACATGTACTCACCACGACCACCGAGCATTACTGAGAATGTAATGATGGAGGCCTTGGCCATGGAGTCTCAGGGGAACCCCACAGAGGGCAGAGAGCAAGGCACCACAATGCAAGGTGGAGACCGAACATACCTGGGCTTTCAGCAGTCTCAGCACCATCCTCATGCAGGCAACCAGCTCTCCCCTGGACATGAAGGCATTGGATGCATAGATCCATCCTATCAGTCCCAGATTCAGGGACAATACCAGGGCCAGCGTGGGGATATGGGCACAGGAGAAGTGATGGGCCAGAATGACATAGCCAACTCCCTTCTCCAGCAAGCCGAGTACAGTATGAGCACTTGTCAGCTTAGCCCATCTGGGCCACACTACCCAAGCTTGGGCCAAACCAATGAGGGAACAGGTCCCTGGGGACAGACCAGTCAACTCCAGAATCCCCATGTTGGTTTACACACAGGGATGCAGTTTCCAGATACTGGAATGCAGACTCAGCAGTATACTCAAGGCATGTATGATCCTAGTGTTGACCATAACCATCCAAGGGTCACTATCAAACCAGAGCAGTACCATCCAACCATGGGAGGGTCCAATGCATGCCAGAATGCCAAGCCTCTTCAGCACCGCCAGCCTGGTGCTATGGAGCTATGCCCGCAAGCATTCCCATCACAAACCCAAGAACAGGCTTTAATGGGCAAAGCCTCCAATCCCAGCTGCGACTTCCATCATGGTCAGATGAAGGTCCAGACAGGTCATGGCCAGCAAAACCAGGCTGGAGCGTTCCCAAGTGGTGGAAGCCTGAGTCTCGGCTGTGCAGGCTCTGTGCTGACCGAGGGCCGGAGGTCACAGACACCAATGTTGCAGGTGAAAGAGATGATGGTCCGAAACTACGTGCAATCACAGCAAGCCCTCCTTTGGGAACAGCAGCAAGAGCAGCAAGCAGCAGACAGTAGCCTCTCGGGGAAGCCAGACAGCATCGAGATGGGAGGACAGCCAGTCGTGATGCAGCACAGCCCACAAAATCAGCAGCCTACCCAAAACCTGTACCATAACACTTACCAAGGCTACACAAATCAGAATGTCATGAGTCCCCCAGCACAGAGTCAAATGACCAGTTCAGTGACAGTCAAGGAACAGATGGGTGGCATGCAGAGTTCCTGCTATGGTCATGACATGGTGCCGCATCCACCTCAGAGTCGAAAGCCACTGAGTCGCCAGAACAGTGTTTCCAAGCAAACAAGTGGTGCGTACCTGGGCAGCCCACCACACCTGAGCCCTAACCACTCTACTGCTAGTCCCAGGAGAGGAGTACGGTTACCACCTGTCCAGCAACAGCAACAACACACAGAGAATTTCTACTACTCAGGTCAGATCCACATGCACCACAATGTGGATAAGTCTCTGGACCCCCAGGATGGATCCTGCCTACCCCAGCAGCACCTTGCAGGAATGGAAGCTTCTACAAAGGCTGCCTCACTGGCCTATCCTGACTCTACCCCCATGTCCAATACTTTGGAGAACCTGGACTTGGAGAATGCTCAGATTGACTTTGCTTCCATCATCGATGACCCAGATCCTTCGTCTTACAGCCCGGTTAATCCAGGCCTGGGTCACCACACTTCTTCCTCCCAGGCTTCATCCCGTTTAACCACTCCCCAAAACTCCATCACCCTTCCCTCTGGCCTTTCCAACATGGCAATCGGAGATATGACCTCTATGCTGACGTCCCTTGCTGGGGAGAACAAGTATCTGAACACACTGTCTTAA